Proteins from a genomic interval of Arthrobacter sp. CAN_C5:
- a CDS encoding SURF1 family protein, with protein sequence MYRFLISPRWLGWLALVTVLALACGALGMWQLDRRDQLADTIERIEANYDQPAAPYAAGSADFRSFDPAEEWLPLELTGTYDTANQLVVRNRPFSGRPGYEVLVPLQLPDGSAVVINRGWLPIGNDEAGRPDAFPQPPEGEVTVTARIKPGEPELNRGAPDGQIPSIDLTRYQEVVDYDLQTGAYGLMSAESPSPATSPQIFPRPYLDSGPHLSYSMQWFAFGALLFVGFGYAARQQQRSDEEDLAEANGTVQAAPVRRQRRPTAEEEEDAYLDARGY encoded by the coding sequence ATGTACCGGTTCCTTATCTCACCCCGCTGGCTCGGTTGGCTGGCGCTCGTGACTGTCCTGGCCCTCGCCTGCGGTGCGCTCGGCATGTGGCAGTTGGACCGTCGGGATCAGCTGGCTGACACGATCGAGCGGATCGAGGCCAACTACGATCAGCCGGCGGCGCCCTATGCTGCTGGGTCCGCTGATTTCAGGTCCTTCGACCCGGCGGAGGAGTGGCTGCCCCTTGAGCTGACCGGCACCTATGACACGGCCAACCAGCTTGTGGTCCGTAACCGCCCCTTCAGCGGGCGGCCGGGCTACGAGGTGCTGGTGCCACTGCAGCTCCCCGACGGGTCAGCCGTGGTCATCAACCGGGGCTGGCTTCCCATCGGCAACGATGAGGCGGGACGTCCCGACGCTTTCCCGCAACCGCCAGAGGGTGAAGTGACGGTGACCGCCAGGATCAAACCCGGTGAGCCAGAGCTGAATCGCGGCGCGCCCGACGGCCAGATCCCGTCGATTGACCTCACCCGGTACCAGGAGGTGGTCGACTACGACCTGCAGACCGGTGCTTACGGCCTGATGTCGGCAGAGAGTCCCAGCCCCGCGACGTCGCCCCAGATCTTCCCCCGTCCCTACCTGGACTCCGGACCACACCTGTCCTACTCGATGCAGTGGTTTGCGTTCGGCGCCCTCCTCTTCGTCGGCTTCGGCTACGCCGCCCGACAGCAGCAGCGTTCCGATGAGGAAGACCTGGCGGAAGCCAACGGCACCGTGCAGGCCGCGCCGGTCAGGCGACAGCGCCGGCCGACCGCCGAGGAAGAAGAGGACGCCTATCTCGACGCGCGCGGCTACTAG
- a CDS encoding ABC-F family ATP-binding cassette domain-containing protein, producing the protein MITVSNLELRAGARLLMDAVSFRVDRGDKIGLVGRNGAGKTTLTRVMAGEGLPAGGTVSRKGEIGYLPQDPRTPDMAQLARDRILSARNLDVVVTKLRAAQEDMASENNAVRDKAMARYDRIEAEFLAHGGYAAEAEAAAISSNLALPDRILNQSLSTLSGGQRRRVELARILYSGAETMLLDEPTNHLDADSITWLREFLKNHQGGLIVISHDVDLLEATVNKVFHLDANRATIDIYNIGWKRYLQQRETDERARKRERANTEKKAQVLMDQANKMRAKATKAVAAQNMAKRAERLLGGLEAVRAQDRVAALRFPEPSPCGKTPMTAEGLSKSYGSLEIFTDVDLAIDRGSKVVILGLNGAGKTTLLRMLAGVDKPDTGEVIPGHGLKVGYYAQEHETLDTERTVLENMRSSAPDMKDAEVRGVLGSFLFTGDDVDKPAGVLSGGEKTRLALATIVASSANVLLLDEPTNNLDPASRAEILDALRNYSGAVVLVSHDEGAVEALNPERVVLLPDGVEDLWSDDYLDLVTMA; encoded by the coding sequence TTGATTACCGTCTCGAACTTAGAGCTGCGCGCGGGAGCACGCCTGCTCATGGATGCGGTGTCATTCCGTGTTGACCGCGGGGACAAGATTGGCCTGGTGGGGCGCAACGGTGCCGGTAAGACCACACTCACCCGCGTCATGGCGGGGGAGGGGCTGCCCGCCGGCGGCACCGTCAGCCGCAAGGGTGAGATCGGTTACCTGCCCCAGGATCCGCGCACCCCGGACATGGCCCAGCTGGCACGCGACCGCATCCTGTCCGCCCGCAACCTGGACGTCGTCGTCACCAAGCTCCGCGCGGCCCAGGAAGACATGGCCAGCGAGAACAACGCGGTGCGTGACAAGGCCATGGCCCGCTACGACCGGATTGAGGCGGAGTTCCTCGCCCACGGCGGCTACGCGGCAGAAGCCGAAGCTGCTGCCATCTCCTCCAACCTTGCCCTCCCGGACCGGATCCTCAACCAGTCCTTGAGCACCCTTTCCGGTGGCCAGCGCCGTCGTGTCGAGCTGGCGCGCATTCTCTATTCGGGTGCCGAGACGATGCTCCTCGATGAGCCCACCAACCACCTCGACGCCGATTCCATCACCTGGCTGCGGGAATTCCTGAAGAACCACCAGGGTGGACTGATCGTGATCAGCCACGATGTGGACCTCCTGGAGGCGACGGTGAACAAGGTATTCCACCTGGACGCCAACCGCGCCACGATCGACATCTACAACATCGGCTGGAAGCGCTACCTGCAGCAGCGTGAAACAGACGAGCGCGCGCGGAAGCGTGAGCGTGCCAACACGGAGAAGAAGGCCCAGGTTCTCATGGATCAGGCCAACAAGATGCGCGCGAAGGCCACCAAGGCCGTCGCCGCGCAGAACATGGCGAAGCGCGCCGAACGTCTCCTTGGCGGGCTGGAAGCGGTCCGTGCGCAGGACCGCGTCGCCGCCCTGCGCTTCCCCGAACCCTCGCCGTGTGGCAAGACGCCGATGACCGCTGAGGGTCTCAGCAAGTCCTACGGGTCACTGGAGATCTTCACCGACGTCGACCTGGCCATCGACAGGGGATCGAAGGTCGTGATCCTCGGACTCAACGGTGCAGGCAAAACCACCCTGCTGCGGATGCTGGCGGGCGTTGACAAGCCCGATACCGGCGAGGTCATCCCCGGCCACGGCCTGAAGGTGGGCTACTACGCCCAGGAGCACGAAACCCTCGATACCGAGCGGACCGTGCTGGAGAACATGCGCTCGTCGGCGCCGGACATGAAAGACGCGGAGGTCCGTGGTGTTCTCGGGTCGTTCCTGTTCACGGGTGACGACGTCGACAAGCCTGCGGGCGTGCTTTCCGGTGGTGAGAAGACGAGACTGGCCCTGGCCACGATCGTCGCGTCGTCAGCGAATGTCCTGCTCCTCGATGAACCGACCAACAACCTCGACCCCGCGAGCCGCGCAGAAATTCTCGATGCGCTCCGCAACTACAGCGGCGCGGTTGTCCTGGTCAGCCACGACGAGGGGGCAGTGGAAGCACTGAACCCGGAGCGGGTCGTCCTGCTGCCCGACGGCGTCGAGGACCTGTGGAGCGACGATTACCTCGACCTGGTGACGATGGCCTAG
- a CDS encoding biotin transporter BioY encodes MRLKNQVPAAAAVDTPTHARRRWNATDLSLIAVFAALVAALAILPAIPVGPLGVPLTLQTLAVMVTGIVLGPGRGFAAVALYLVVGLAGLPIFSGFSGGVGVLAGPSAGYLLAFPLAALVAGFLARLVLARVQRFRYAALFAACLVSSLLVIHPLGIAGLMINGKLDLMAAVAADVIYLPGDVLKNLVAAAIGLSVHRAFPRLIGTGRRPVTAAGTAS; translated from the coding sequence ATGCGTCTGAAGAATCAGGTTCCGGCGGCCGCCGCTGTGGATACTCCCACTCACGCCAGGCGCCGCTGGAATGCCACGGATCTTTCGCTGATCGCGGTCTTCGCGGCCTTGGTGGCCGCTCTTGCAATCCTACCCGCTATCCCCGTCGGCCCGCTCGGTGTGCCGCTGACCCTCCAGACCCTCGCCGTCATGGTCACGGGAATTGTCCTCGGCCCGGGCCGAGGATTCGCGGCGGTGGCCCTGTATCTGGTCGTCGGACTGGCCGGACTTCCCATTTTCAGCGGCTTCAGCGGGGGTGTCGGGGTTCTCGCGGGCCCGTCCGCCGGGTACCTGCTGGCCTTTCCCCTTGCCGCGCTGGTCGCCGGTTTCCTGGCACGACTGGTGCTGGCCAGGGTCCAAAGGTTCCGGTACGCAGCTCTTTTCGCGGCCTGCCTGGTCAGCAGCCTGCTGGTCATCCATCCCCTCGGTATTGCGGGTCTGATGATCAACGGAAAGCTGGATCTGATGGCAGCCGTCGCCGCCGACGTCATCTATTTGCCCGGCGATGTGCTGAAAAACCTGGTCGCCGCGGCCATCGGGCTGAGCGTGCACCGTGCGTTCCCCCGGTTGATCGGTACCGGTCGGCGCCCGGTAACCGCCGCCGGGACTGCTTCCTGA
- a CDS encoding energy-coupling factor ABC transporter ATP-binding protein → MIVFEGAAVSVTGPEGERRILAPLNLSLTERRIAVIGANGSGKSTLLKLINGLVPPTAGRVAVEGLDTVKAGRAVRQRVGFVFTDPLSQLVMPTGLEDVELSLRARLRNPTERRTAALAVLERLGLASLAEQSIYDLSGGERQLMALAAVLAVDPGILVADEPTTLLDLRNERRVRRLFSGLDQQLVFTTHDLEFAGDSDRVLVIDDGRLVFDGAPRTAIDHYRRLHLDAEALPGDDR, encoded by the coding sequence ATGATTGTCTTTGAGGGTGCCGCGGTCAGCGTCACGGGACCGGAGGGTGAGCGCCGGATCCTGGCGCCCCTTAACCTCAGTCTCACCGAGCGTCGGATCGCGGTGATCGGTGCCAATGGGTCGGGTAAATCCACCCTGCTGAAGCTCATCAACGGCCTGGTCCCCCCTACGGCCGGACGGGTGGCGGTGGAGGGACTCGACACGGTCAAGGCCGGCCGGGCGGTCCGCCAGCGCGTCGGGTTCGTCTTCACCGATCCCTTGTCGCAACTCGTGATGCCCACGGGACTCGAAGACGTGGAGCTGTCGTTGCGCGCCCGTCTCCGGAACCCCACCGAACGACGGACCGCCGCCCTGGCTGTCCTGGAGCGCCTGGGGCTGGCGTCCCTGGCCGAGCAGAGTATCTATGACCTTTCGGGTGGTGAGCGGCAGCTGATGGCACTGGCTGCCGTCCTCGCCGTCGACCCCGGCATCCTTGTGGCCGACGAACCCACCACCCTCCTGGACCTGCGCAATGAGCGCCGGGTCCGGCGGCTGTTCAGCGGCCTGGACCAGCAGCTGGTCTTCACGACGCATGACCTGGAGTTCGCGGGCGACAGCGACCGGGTTTTAGTGATCGACGACGGACGACTGGTGTTCGACGGCGCTCCCCGCACCGCCATCGACCACTACCGCCGCCTGCACCTGGACGCGGAAGCGCTGCCGGGAGACGACCGGTGA
- a CDS encoding energy-coupling factor transporter transmembrane protein EcfT, with amino-acid sequence MRGHGSLLGTYVEGDSRLHRAPLWSKGLAVLLLSTGVLLANRPAVTGAALVLVVVGYLVGARLAPVHLWRPLAPVWPMLVILGGYQVIVNGPAPAVLLVGNIATCLLAARLLTLTTEGQRLLDGLVTLAVPFRRVGADPERFGLTLALMTRSIPYLVGSVADVRDAARARGLERNPRALVIPVVIGAVAYAHQTGEALAARGLGESGPEDG; translated from the coding sequence GTGAGGGGCCACGGAAGCCTGTTGGGCACCTACGTGGAGGGTGACTCGCGGCTGCACCGCGCTCCTCTATGGTCGAAGGGCCTCGCCGTCCTGCTCCTGTCGACGGGCGTACTGCTGGCCAATCGTCCCGCGGTCACCGGGGCGGCCCTGGTGCTGGTCGTCGTCGGGTATCTGGTGGGTGCTCGGCTGGCGCCGGTGCACCTGTGGCGGCCGTTGGCCCCGGTCTGGCCGATGCTGGTCATCCTCGGCGGGTACCAGGTGATCGTCAACGGCCCTGCGCCGGCGGTGCTGCTCGTGGGGAACATTGCCACCTGTCTCCTGGCTGCCCGCCTGCTCACCCTGACCACCGAGGGGCAGCGTCTGCTGGATGGGCTGGTAACCCTTGCCGTCCCGTTCCGCCGGGTGGGAGCAGATCCGGAGCGGTTTGGGCTGACCCTTGCCCTCATGACCCGCAGCATTCCCTACCTTGTCGGCTCGGTCGCTGACGTCCGGGACGCGGCGAGGGCGCGCGGCCTGGAGCGGAACCCGCGGGCCCTGGTCATCCCGGTGGTCATCGGCGCGGTCGCCTACGCGCACCAGACCGGTGAAGCGCTGGCTGCCCGCGGGCTTGGCGAGTCCGGCCCGGAGGATGGCTAA
- a CDS encoding metal-sulfur cluster assembly factor, with the protein MSEVNAGQTAIDDVEEALKDVIDPELGVNIVDLGLLYGLKYADDGALLIDMTLTTAACPLTDVIEEQVGQSLDGVVDDWRLNWVWMPPWGPEKITEDGRDQMRALGFNI; encoded by the coding sequence ATGAGTGAAGTGAACGCGGGACAGACCGCGATAGACGACGTCGAGGAAGCCCTCAAGGACGTGATTGACCCCGAGCTGGGCGTCAACATCGTCGACCTGGGTCTCCTCTACGGGCTCAAGTACGCCGACGACGGCGCCCTCCTGATCGACATGACGCTCACGACGGCGGCCTGCCCGCTGACGGACGTCATCGAGGAGCAGGTGGGGCAGTCGCTCGACGGGGTCGTCGACGACTGGCGTCTGAACTGGGTGTGGATGCCGCCCTGGGGTCCCGAGAAGATCACCGAGGACGGCCGCGACCAGATGCGGGCCCTCGGGTTCAACATCTAG
- the sufC gene encoding Fe-S cluster assembly ATPase SufC, translated as MSTLEIKDLHVSIETEQGARKQILKGVSLTINTGESHAIMGPNGSGKSTLASTIAGHPRYLVDSGSITLDGEDVLDMSVDERARAGLFLAMQYPVEVPGVTMTNFLRTAKTALDGKAPSLRHWTKDVKEAMSQLRIDADFAQRNVNEGFSGGEKKRVEILQLELFKPRFAILDETDSGLDVDALKVVSEGVNREHSKGGMGTLLITHYTRILRYIKPDFVHVFVDGRIAEQGGPELADRLEAEGYDRFGTPAPASAAAPAGA; from the coding sequence ATGTCCACCCTTGAAATCAAGGACCTCCACGTCAGCATCGAGACGGAGCAGGGGGCCCGGAAGCAGATCCTCAAAGGCGTCAGCCTGACCATCAACACCGGCGAGTCCCACGCCATCATGGGGCCCAACGGTTCCGGCAAGTCAACCCTCGCCTCCACGATCGCCGGCCACCCCCGGTACCTCGTGGACAGCGGATCCATCACCCTCGACGGTGAGGACGTCCTCGACATGAGCGTCGACGAGCGTGCCCGCGCAGGCCTCTTCCTGGCCATGCAGTACCCCGTTGAGGTGCCCGGCGTGACCATGACCAACTTCCTGCGCACCGCGAAGACCGCCCTGGACGGCAAGGCCCCGAGCCTGCGCCACTGGACCAAGGACGTCAAGGAAGCGATGTCGCAGCTGCGCATCGACGCCGACTTCGCCCAGCGCAACGTCAACGAGGGCTTCTCCGGCGGCGAGAAAAAGCGCGTCGAGATCCTCCAGCTCGAGCTCTTCAAGCCCCGCTTCGCCATCCTCGACGAGACCGACTCCGGCCTCGACGTCGACGCGCTCAAAGTGGTTTCAGAGGGCGTCAACCGCGAGCACTCCAAGGGCGGAATGGGTACCCTGTTGATTACCCACTACACACGGATCCTGCGCTACATCAAGCCTGACTTTGTGCACGTGTTCGTCGACGGCAGGATCGCCGAGCAGGGTGGCCCCGAGCTGGCCGACCGGCTTGAGGCCGAAGGCTACGACCGCTTCGGAACCCCCGCCCCGGCTTCAGCTGCTGCCCCGGCCGGCGCCTAG
- a CDS encoding non-heme iron oxygenase ferredoxin subunit, whose translation MADAPKGELVCNVNDIEVRQALRILIDDYPVAVVKDSEGAIHALGDTCSHADISLSEGDVEGCVIECWGHGSQFDLRSGAPLQLPAYEPVPVFALEIHGDEVYVDISTVTNGAAVPDLG comes from the coding sequence ATGGCCGACGCACCGAAGGGCGAGCTGGTCTGCAATGTCAACGACATTGAGGTCCGGCAGGCACTGCGCATCCTGATCGACGACTACCCGGTGGCAGTGGTGAAGGACTCCGAGGGCGCCATCCACGCCCTCGGAGACACCTGCTCCCACGCCGACATCTCCCTCTCCGAGGGCGACGTCGAGGGGTGCGTCATCGAGTGCTGGGGCCACGGGTCGCAGTTCGACCTGCGCAGCGGTGCCCCGCTGCAGCTGCCAGCCTACGAACCCGTCCCGGTGTTTGCCCTGGAAATCCACGGCGACGAGGTCTACGTGGACATCAGCACCGTCACCAACGGTGCCGCTGTCCCTGACCTCGGTTAG
- the sufD gene encoding Fe-S cluster assembly protein SufD, with protein MAEATQLDAPASAEKIAIDGFTEEGENLSPFNEGTVQHGAKKHSHGDAPVIPEASRGERLKSYKLADFAPLNGREEDWRFTPLKRLRGLHNQPLTGAGPTVDVTGATNVTVETVGRDDSRIGSASVPDDRVSAAAWEAFTEATVVTIPVETIADADVKISINGVDEAPAAQHLIINAERFSKAVVVLDHHGKTTLAQNVEIVVGDGAELTVVSVQEWDDDAVHASTQQAKIGRNAKFKHVVVSLGGDLVRMTPSSLFTGPGSEVEMYGLYFADAGQHLEQRLLVDHAVPNCKSRVTYKGALQGQDAHTVWVGDVLIRKAAEGTDTYETNRNLLLTDGTRSDSVPNLEIETGLIEGAGHASATGRFDDEHLFYLMARGIDEKTARRLVVRGFLNEVIQQIKVPELEERLTDAVERELAAGNI; from the coding sequence ATGGCTGAAGCTACCCAGCTGGACGCACCAGCGTCCGCAGAGAAAATTGCCATCGACGGTTTCACCGAGGAAGGGGAGAACCTTTCCCCCTTCAACGAAGGGACTGTGCAGCACGGCGCCAAGAAGCATAGCCACGGCGACGCCCCGGTCATCCCGGAGGCGTCCCGCGGGGAACGTCTGAAGTCCTACAAGCTGGCCGACTTTGCGCCACTGAATGGCCGGGAAGAGGACTGGCGGTTCACGCCGCTGAAGCGTCTGCGCGGCCTGCACAACCAGCCGCTGACCGGCGCGGGACCCACTGTTGACGTGACGGGTGCCACCAACGTCACCGTTGAGACGGTCGGTCGGGACGACTCGCGGATCGGCTCCGCGTCCGTTCCCGACGACCGGGTGTCGGCTGCTGCCTGGGAGGCGTTCACCGAGGCGACAGTGGTGACCATTCCGGTGGAGACCATTGCCGACGCCGACGTAAAGATCAGCATCAACGGTGTCGACGAGGCTCCGGCCGCGCAGCACCTGATCATCAACGCGGAACGCTTCTCGAAGGCAGTGGTGGTCCTGGACCATCACGGGAAAACCACCCTCGCGCAGAACGTCGAGATCGTCGTCGGAGACGGGGCCGAGCTCACGGTAGTCAGCGTGCAGGAATGGGACGACGACGCCGTTCACGCCTCCACCCAGCAGGCCAAAATCGGTCGGAACGCAAAGTTCAAGCACGTGGTGGTCAGCCTCGGCGGAGACCTGGTGCGGATGACCCCGTCGTCGCTCTTCACCGGACCCGGGTCCGAGGTGGAAATGTACGGACTGTACTTCGCCGACGCCGGCCAGCACCTGGAGCAGCGGCTCCTGGTGGACCACGCCGTACCGAACTGCAAATCCCGTGTCACGTACAAGGGCGCACTGCAGGGCCAGGACGCCCACACCGTGTGGGTCGGCGACGTGCTGATCCGCAAGGCGGCCGAGGGAACGGACACGTACGAGACGAACCGTAACCTCCTGTTGACCGACGGCACGCGCTCCGACTCGGTCCCCAACCTGGAGATCGAGACCGGGCTCATCGAGGGTGCCGGCCACGCCAGCGCCACCGGCCGGTTCGACGACGAGCACCTGTTCTACCTGATGGCACGCGGCATCGACGAGAAGACCGCCCGCCGGCTGGTGGTCCGCGGGTTCCTCAACGAGGTCATCCAGCAGATCAAGGTGCCAGAGCTCGAGGAACGGCTCACTGACGCCGTCGAGCGGGAACTCGCGGCAGGAAACATCTAA
- the sufB gene encoding Fe-S cluster assembly protein SufB, with amino-acid sequence MTDQVDQKTMAEAAVPEAVISDILERNPELEGIGNYAFGWSDKNDVGANAKRGLSEEVVRDISAKKDEPEWMLDLRLKGLKYFDRKPMPAWGADLSGIDFDNIKYFVRSTEKQAGSWEELPEDIKNTYEKLGIPEAERNRLVSGVAAQYESEVVYHQINEELERQGVIFMDTDTALKEHPEFFEEYFGSIIPVGDNKFASLNTAVWSGGSFVYVPPGVHVEIPLQAYFRINTENMGQFERTLIIADEGSYVHYIEGCTAPIYTSDSLHSAVVEIVVKKDARVRYTTIQNWSNNVYNLVTKRAIAHEGATMEWVDGNIGSKVTMKYPAVYLVGEHAKGETLSIAFAGEGQHQDTGSKMVHIAPNTKSSIISKSVARGGGRAAYRGLVQVREGAKHSANTVRCDALLVDTISRSDTYPYVDIREDDVTMGHEATVSRVSEEQLFYLMSRGMPEDEAMAMIVRGFIEPIARELPMEYALELNRLIELQMEGAVG; translated from the coding sequence ATGACGGATCAAGTAGACCAGAAGACAATGGCAGAGGCAGCCGTTCCGGAAGCAGTAATCAGCGACATCCTGGAGCGCAACCCCGAGCTCGAAGGCATCGGTAACTATGCCTTCGGTTGGTCCGACAAGAACGACGTCGGTGCCAACGCCAAGCGTGGACTCAGCGAAGAGGTGGTCCGCGACATTTCGGCCAAGAAGGACGAGCCAGAATGGATGCTCGACCTGCGGCTGAAGGGCCTGAAGTACTTCGACCGGAAGCCCATGCCCGCATGGGGTGCCGACCTGTCGGGCATCGACTTCGACAACATCAAGTACTTCGTGCGTTCCACGGAGAAGCAGGCTGGCAGCTGGGAGGAACTCCCGGAGGACATCAAGAACACCTACGAGAAGCTCGGGATTCCCGAGGCCGAGCGTAACCGCCTCGTTTCCGGCGTGGCAGCCCAGTACGAGTCCGAGGTGGTCTACCACCAGATCAACGAGGAACTCGAACGCCAGGGTGTCATCTTCATGGACACCGACACCGCGTTGAAGGAACACCCCGAGTTCTTTGAGGAGTACTTCGGCTCCATCATCCCGGTGGGCGACAACAAGTTCGCCTCGCTGAACACCGCGGTCTGGTCCGGCGGCTCTTTCGTCTACGTGCCACCCGGCGTACACGTCGAAATCCCGCTGCAGGCCTACTTCCGCATCAACACCGAGAACATGGGCCAGTTCGAGCGCACCCTCATCATTGCCGACGAGGGTTCCTACGTGCACTACATCGAGGGCTGCACCGCCCCGATCTACACGTCGGACTCCCTGCACTCGGCCGTCGTCGAGATCGTGGTGAAGAAGGACGCCCGCGTCCGCTACACCACCATCCAGAACTGGTCGAACAACGTGTACAACCTGGTCACCAAGCGGGCCATCGCCCACGAGGGCGCCACCATGGAGTGGGTCGACGGCAACATCGGCTCGAAGGTCACCATGAAGTACCCGGCCGTGTACCTGGTCGGCGAGCATGCCAAGGGCGAGACCCTGTCGATCGCGTTTGCCGGCGAGGGCCAGCACCAGGACACCGGGTCGAAGATGGTGCACATCGCGCCGAACACCAAGTCATCGATCATTTCGAAGTCGGTTGCCCGGGGTGGTGGGCGAGCCGCCTACCGCGGCCTGGTCCAGGTTCGCGAGGGTGCCAAGCATTCGGCGAACACCGTGCGGTGCGACGCTCTGCTGGTCGACACGATCTCGCGGTCGGACACGTACCCATACGTGGACATCCGTGAGGACGACGTCACGATGGGCCACGAGGCAACCGTCTCGCGGGTCAGCGAGGAACAGCTGTTCTACCTGATGTCCCGCGGCATGCCCGAGGATGAGGCCATGGCAATGATAGTGCGCGGATTCATCGAGCCGATCGCCCGTGAGCTCCCCATGGAGTACGCACTAGAACTGAACCGCCTGATCGAACTCCAGATGGAAGGGGCCGTGGGCTAA
- a CDS encoding metalloregulator ArsR/SmtB family transcription factor, which translates to MSQIQPANTYPAPARPAGSRSVMPRPSDAEDRTRSKVLAAVLEHGPVSAAELGERLGFTPAAVRRHLDALSRKQLIEVKLVGNPSSGAGRPARRYVLSQRGQTELGTDYLSIAKAALTQLQDVAGPDAVEQFARTRFAEMESRYRPLVEAAGPDLEDRARALASALTTDGFVGSTTVVGRNAPNAAMLAVQLCQGHCPVQELAAEFPSFCDQETEVFSRLLGVDVRRLSTLARGGHVCTTHIPVGRVTPAPAGADTSELEPTVSTHQQERP; encoded by the coding sequence ATGAGCCAGATACAGCCAGCCAATACCTATCCGGCTCCAGCACGCCCAGCCGGTTCCCGGTCCGTGATGCCCCGCCCCTCCGACGCAGAAGACCGGACCCGCAGCAAGGTCCTGGCAGCGGTCCTGGAGCACGGACCCGTCAGCGCCGCCGAACTCGGCGAACGCCTCGGCTTCACCCCCGCAGCGGTCCGACGCCATCTTGACGCCCTGTCCCGCAAGCAGCTCATCGAAGTGAAACTCGTCGGTAATCCGTCCTCCGGCGCCGGCCGTCCCGCCCGGCGCTACGTCCTGAGCCAGCGTGGGCAGACCGAGCTCGGCACCGACTACCTTTCCATCGCCAAGGCCGCACTCACACAGTTGCAGGACGTGGCCGGCCCGGACGCCGTCGAGCAGTTCGCCCGCACCCGGTTCGCCGAAATGGAGTCCCGGTACCGTCCCCTGGTGGAAGCCGCAGGCCCGGACCTCGAAGACCGGGCGCGTGCCCTGGCCAGCGCCCTGACCACCGACGGTTTTGTCGGGTCGACCACGGTCGTGGGCCGGAACGCCCCCAACGCTGCCATGCTGGCCGTCCAGCTCTGCCAGGGGCACTGCCCCGTCCAGGAGCTGGCCGCCGAATTCCCGTCGTTCTGCGATCAGGAGACCGAAGTGTTCTCCCGGCTGCTCGGCGTCGATGTACGGCGGCTGTCGACGCTCGCCCGCGGCGGCCACGTCTGCACCACCCATATTCCCGTGGGCCGGGTTACACCTGCCCCCGCCGGAGCTGACACCTCCGAGCTAGAACCGACCGTATCCACCCATCAGCAAGAAAGGCCGTGA
- a CDS encoding ABC transporter ATP-binding protein: MPNPSPALEVTALVKDFGPVSALDGKMVRVLDGVHLRAYPGQVTALLGANGAGKTTTLECAQGLQRPNGGTVRLLGEDPFNAGAALRSRVGVMLQEGGLPPSARPLALLNHVAAMYGSPRPVAELAGRLGINSYAGTGIRRLSGGQKQRLALACALIGNPEVLFLDEPSAGLDPQSRTIVFDLIRELRAEGLAIILTTHLLDDAQKLADYVYILDGGRTVTHGTVADLTADDAGDTYRDLRFQAVPSLDLPAAAFPALTLRETEPGRYSVAGCFTPADLTALARWWEDAGILPVAITMEPRSLEDVFLDISGREIR, encoded by the coding sequence GTGCCAAACCCGTCTCCCGCGCTTGAAGTCACAGCGCTCGTCAAGGACTTTGGACCCGTATCGGCGCTCGACGGCAAAATGGTCAGGGTGCTCGACGGCGTCCACCTTCGAGCCTACCCCGGGCAGGTGACGGCCCTCCTGGGCGCCAACGGTGCCGGCAAGACCACCACCCTTGAATGCGCGCAGGGTCTGCAACGCCCTAACGGTGGGACCGTCAGGTTGCTGGGGGAAGACCCATTCAACGCCGGGGCGGCACTGCGCAGCAGGGTGGGGGTCATGCTGCAGGAGGGCGGGCTTCCGCCGTCGGCCCGACCGTTGGCCCTGTTGAACCACGTGGCGGCCATGTATGGCTCGCCGAGGCCCGTCGCTGAACTGGCCGGCCGGCTGGGCATCAATTCCTACGCCGGCACCGGCATCCGGCGGCTATCCGGCGGTCAGAAGCAGCGGCTCGCCTTGGCCTGCGCGCTGATCGGCAACCCCGAAGTGCTGTTCCTTGATGAGCCGAGCGCTGGCCTGGATCCGCAGTCACGCACCATCGTCTTCGACCTGATCCGCGAACTCCGCGCCGAGGGGTTGGCCATCATCCTCACCACCCACCTGCTCGACGACGCCCAGAAGCTCGCCGACTACGTCTATATTCTCGACGGCGGCCGGACGGTGACCCACGGCACGGTGGCCGACCTGACCGCCGACGACGCTGGGGACACCTACCGTGACCTGCGATTCCAGGCCGTCCCCAGCCTGGACCTCCCGGCAGCAGCGTTTCCAGCACTCACCCTGCGGGAAACCGAGCCGGGACGGTATTCGGTGGCCGGCTGCTTCACCCCTGCCGACCTGACGGCGCTGGCGCGGTGGTGGGAAGACGCCGGAATTCTGCCGGTCGCCATCACCATGGAGCCACGCTCCCTGGAAGACGTGTTCCTTGACATCTCCGGACGGGAAATCCGATGA